A portion of the Paenibacillus marchantiae genome contains these proteins:
- a CDS encoding CheR family methyltransferase has product MTPWEPTEAEAESIRMPQDEERELIEIELLLEGMHRLYGYDFRNYALPSLRRRIWHYVHAEGLKTISGLQEKVLHDRSAFDRFVQNLSIPVTEMFRDPTLFRFFREQIIPVLRTYPYIRIWHAGCSTGEEVYSMAIMLHEEGLYDKARIYATDMNDRSLQQAKEGVYGIEKMKLYTTNYLEAGGTRAFSEYYTAKYNSVIFHPYLRKNIIFAEHNLATDRSFNEFNVIFCRNVMIYFNDELRNHVHGLFHESLSHFGILVLGSKESIHFTEFSDAYEPLDRTEKIYRKIK; this is encoded by the coding sequence ATGACACCGTGGGAACCTACCGAGGCGGAGGCAGAATCGATCCGCATGCCGCAAGATGAAGAGCGTGAACTGATCGAGATCGAGTTGCTATTGGAAGGTATGCACCGTTTATATGGATATGATTTCAGGAACTACGCGTTACCGTCGTTAAGACGTAGAATCTGGCATTATGTACATGCCGAAGGACTAAAGACCATTTCAGGTTTACAGGAAAAAGTGCTTCATGACCGTTCTGCATTTGATCGTTTTGTACAGAATCTGTCCATCCCTGTAACAGAAATGTTTCGTGATCCAACCTTGTTTCGGTTCTTCCGGGAACAGATTATTCCTGTACTGAGGACTTATCCATACATCCGGATATGGCATGCTGGCTGTTCTACAGGAGAGGAAGTCTATTCCATGGCGATTATGTTGCATGAGGAAGGACTATACGACAAGGCAAGAATATACGCAACAGATATGAATGATCGCTCATTGCAGCAGGCCAAGGAAGGCGTATATGGCATTGAGAAAATGAAATTATATACTACAAATTATCTGGAAGCCGGGGGCACCCGCGCATTCTCGGAGTATTACACTGCGAAATATAATTCCGTTATATTTCATCCTTATTTACGGAAAAATATTATTTTTGCCGAACATAATTTGGCGACAGACCGGTCATTTAACGAGTTTAATGTGATTTTTTGCCGCAATGTCATGATTTATTTCAATGATGAATTGCGAAACCATGTGCACGGACTTTTTCATGAAAGTTTGAGCCACTTCGGCATCCTTGTTCTGGGATCTAAAGAATCGATACATTTTACGGAATTCAGCGATGCCTACGAGCCGTTAGACCGGACGGAAAAAATATACCGGAAGATTAAATAG